One genomic segment of Ricinus communis isolate WT05 ecotype wild-type chromosome 3, ASM1957865v1, whole genome shotgun sequence includes these proteins:
- the LOC8258046 gene encoding uncharacterized protein LOC8258046 produces the protein MGSCLSCRSSPKLKSIRVVHLNGYVEYFEYPVLVSQITDKSCKHFVSTAAQLLSTASKSLKPDAQLQQGQIYFLLPYSTLQAEVSPLDFAALVKRLTSVAKKSDHCRKANNTKSSRTVPTSTSPIISPGRFVQPVQPSGMAFRGKRCSVEKPWKPILDTIREKSFNRRSESDVIQEMQLEMTN, from the coding sequence atgggtAGCTGTTTGTCTTGCAGATCATCGCCTAAACTCAAAAGCATTCGTGTAGTTCATCTGAATGGTTATGTAGAATATTTTGAGTACCCTGTTTTAGTTAGCCAAATCACAGACAAGTCCTGCAAACATTTTGTTTCAACAGCAGCTCAGCTTCTTTCTACTGCGTCTAAGTCACTAAAGCCAGACGCCCAACTTCAACAAGGCCAAATCTATTTCTTGCTACCCTACTCCACATTACAAGCTGAGGTGTCTCCTCTGGACTTTGCTGCTTTAGTCAAGAGGCTCACTTCCGTAGCTAAGAAATCTGACCATTGCCGTAAGGCTAACAACACAAAGTCCTCAAGAACTGTGCCAACATCGACTTCACCCATTATAAGTCCTGGCAGGTTCGTTCAGCCGGTACAGCCAAGTGGGATGGCGTTCCGGGGAAAAAGGTGCAGTGTTGAGAAGCCGTGGAAGCCAATTCTTGATACTATTAGAGAGAAATCTTTTAATCGACGGAGCGAATCAGATGTTATACAGGAAATGCAATTGGAGATGACGAATTAA